The following are from one region of the Hydrogenimonas sp. SS33 genome:
- a CDS encoding DUF58 domain-containing protein — translation MNSFRTFLSLRRKIRQRPTLGSLILLLLLLGLFLEAYMHNFNLVYITLFFLFAFALVAAPVGILNIGGVEAQWEGCGRLFAHRKGKCRLLFKNPGSSDAYGLDLLCCERRFPLPPLPAGKCESFGAEISPRRRGLHETGPIALESRYPLGTVRFKRDLLPSQNYVVYPEPAGKPLEYYLRERTSSFGHESDFEGLKGYSGSESASRIHWPSVARGEAMVKRFETQHSSETLEFDFLACGPDTETRLSQLTLWVLECEKRGLPFRIKIKNRLLESPKESIDEILKTLATY, via the coding sequence ATGAACTCTTTTCGCACATTCCTCTCCCTGCGTAGGAAGATCAGGCAGCGCCCCACCCTCGGCTCCCTCATCCTTCTTCTGCTCCTACTGGGCCTCTTTCTCGAAGCCTATATGCACAATTTCAACCTGGTCTACATCACCCTCTTTTTCCTCTTCGCCTTCGCCCTGGTCGCGGCACCGGTGGGGATCCTCAACATCGGAGGCGTGGAGGCGCAATGGGAAGGGTGCGGCCGTCTCTTCGCCCACAGAAAGGGAAAGTGCCGCCTCCTCTTCAAAAACCCGGGCTCCTCCGACGCATACGGCCTCGACCTTCTCTGCTGCGAACGACGCTTTCCCCTGCCCCCGCTTCCCGCCGGAAAATGTGAATCCTTCGGCGCGGAAATTTCTCCCCGGAGGCGCGGCCTCCACGAAACGGGGCCCATAGCGCTGGAATCCCGCTATCCCCTCGGAACCGTACGCTTCAAAAGGGATCTGCTGCCCTCGCAAAACTACGTCGTCTACCCCGAACCGGCGGGCAAACCGCTGGAGTATTACCTGCGGGAGCGCACCTCCTCTTTCGGGCATGAAAGCGACTTCGAGGGCCTCAAGGGCTACAGCGGTTCCGAGAGTGCTTCGCGCATCCACTGGCCTTCGGTCGCCAGGGGCGAAGCGATGGTCAAACGCTTCGAAACGCAACACTCCTCCGAAACCCTGGAGTTCGATTTCCTCGCCTGCGGCCCCGACACGGAAACGCGCCTGTCGCAGCTGACCCTATGGGTGCTGGAGTGCGAAAAACGGGGGCTTCCGTTTCGCATAAAGATCAAAAACAGGCTGCTAGAAAGCCCGAAAGAGTCGATCGATGAGATTCTCAAAACCCTCGCGACCTACTGA
- a CDS encoding AAA family ATPase — MHDPLAKPFKPIVDAVEAHLIGKRHAIELTLAAFLARGHLLLEDIPGVGKTTLAKSFARVLGLEFGRIQFTSDLLPSDILGISYYDTETGKFRLKKGPVFTPFLLADEINRAMPKTQSALLEAMEERQVTIDGVTYPLPEPFFVIATQNPHEEVGTFPLPLSQLDRFICSFGIGYPDETAERRVLTGEAKRHPFPEKPLMTKETMERLFQQAEEVRLNDAMLDYLQAIVAYTRRSGRFRTGLSTRGALALASMTRAWALLRGREYAIPDDLRAVAAETCIHRLRFLQGETTAERIRHELFSHIPLPA; from the coding sequence ATGCACGATCCGCTCGCCAAACCTTTCAAGCCGATCGTCGATGCGGTGGAAGCGCACCTCATCGGCAAACGGCATGCCATCGAACTGACCCTGGCCGCCTTCCTGGCGCGGGGGCACCTTCTGCTCGAAGACATCCCGGGGGTGGGCAAAACCACCCTGGCCAAGAGCTTCGCCCGGGTTCTCGGGCTGGAGTTCGGGCGCATCCAGTTCACCAGTGACCTTCTTCCTTCCGACATTCTCGGCATCAGTTACTACGACACGGAAACGGGAAAATTCAGGCTCAAGAAGGGGCCGGTCTTCACCCCGTTCCTCCTGGCCGACGAAATCAACCGCGCCATGCCCAAAACCCAGTCCGCCCTGCTGGAGGCGATGGAGGAGCGCCAGGTGACCATCGACGGTGTCACCTATCCGCTGCCCGAACCCTTTTTCGTCATCGCCACCCAGAATCCTCACGAAGAGGTCGGCACCTTTCCCCTCCCCCTCTCCCAACTGGACCGTTTCATCTGCTCGTTCGGCATCGGCTACCCCGATGAAACGGCAGAAAGAAGGGTCCTCACAGGGGAGGCGAAACGCCACCCCTTTCCCGAAAAGCCTTTGATGACGAAAGAGACGATGGAACGCCTTTTTCAGCAGGCAGAGGAGGTCCGGCTCAACGATGCGATGCTCGACTACCTGCAGGCGATCGTCGCCTATACACGGCGAAGCGGCCGTTTCAGAACCGGCCTCTCCACCCGCGGCGCCCTGGCGCTCGCTTCCATGACGCGGGCCTGGGCACTGCTGAGAGGACGGGAGTACGCCATCCCCGACGACCTCCGTGCGGTCGCGGCCGAAACCTGCATCCACCGCCTCCGGTTCCTGCAGGGGGAGACCACCGCAGAACGCATACGCCATGAACTCTTTTCGCACATTCCTCTCCCTGCGTAG
- a CDS encoding DUF3488 and transglutaminase-like domain-containing protein, with protein MRFSKPSRPTDTSSLEEKRALRLVDIALLSLLPALVPVLKLPMLLFLLLVTLALLAGKGQSAGAQLLIAMLGIVAIFLSLYGYLNMPGLSRLKLFVELMLYLLVLAVSLQRMTRRPNLYLVASPMLFLALLLFFYTSIPMLLYVAAELFLLLWLLLAWYMRRPLREALKTALLFYLAALPLVVLLFIFFPRISFGHASIGFRGESAKRTGLDGTMRLDAGALHLSDRIVMEVAFEKRIPPESALYFRGSVLYFDRGERWTHLPAGFPRRFVPVRYVTAPLVEEASKITIYKVTLYPTYKRWLYMLDLPIEAAEGASIDADFETTLKRPVTEPQIYSAASALRYRYGRATEKRILRIALDADAARNPKTAGAAEAIRNTTPDEEKRLEAILRFFRDANLTYTLRPPEFDMGHPVDSFLFDKKRGYCVHFAAAFATMARLAGLPARIVTGYKGSLENSVRNYLVVREKDAHAWVEVYMNRSWHRVETTATATRVAADAQTAVVAQSGSRREGSKARTGTGRLDLYLLYAKYRIETWILHYSRFRQMQLLDLAKKEKGFLLRFAGSLIVLVLVVASLLWLVRRPRCGTKADCILKPLMKRLQRSGCAREADETLHLWFRRCAKKDPVWQGLEEVDRLYHEIRFGGRKRKERELKKAVKKLLRR; from the coding sequence ATGAGATTCTCAAAACCCTCGCGACCTACTGACACCTCTTCCTTGGAAGAGAAGCGGGCCCTCCGGCTCGTCGACATCGCTCTCCTCTCCCTTCTGCCCGCCCTCGTTCCGGTTTTGAAGCTACCCATGCTTCTCTTTCTGCTCCTGGTAACGCTCGCGCTCCTCGCGGGAAAGGGTCAAAGTGCCGGAGCGCAGCTCCTTATCGCCATGCTGGGCATCGTCGCCATCTTCCTCTCCCTCTACGGCTACCTCAATATGCCGGGGCTTTCCCGCCTGAAACTCTTTGTGGAGCTGATGCTCTATCTGCTCGTTCTCGCCGTCTCGCTTCAGAGGATGACCCGCCGGCCCAACCTCTACCTCGTCGCATCCCCCATGCTCTTTCTCGCCCTGCTGCTCTTCTTCTACACCTCCATCCCCATGCTCCTCTACGTCGCCGCGGAACTCTTTCTGCTGCTTTGGCTGCTTCTGGCATGGTATATGCGCCGGCCGCTTCGCGAAGCGTTGAAAACGGCGCTCCTCTTCTATCTGGCCGCCCTCCCCCTGGTGGTGCTGCTCTTCATCTTCTTTCCCCGCATCTCCTTCGGCCATGCCTCCATCGGTTTCCGGGGCGAATCGGCCAAACGGACCGGGCTGGACGGGACCATGCGCCTCGACGCCGGCGCCCTGCATCTGAGCGACCGTATCGTGATGGAGGTCGCTTTCGAAAAGCGCATCCCACCCGAAAGCGCCCTCTATTTTCGCGGAAGCGTCCTCTATTTCGACCGGGGAGAGCGGTGGACCCATCTTCCCGCCGGCTTTCCCCGCCGCTTCGTGCCCGTCAGGTATGTCACCGCACCCCTTGTAGAGGAGGCGTCGAAGATCACCATCTACAAAGTGACCCTCTACCCCACCTACAAACGGTGGCTCTATATGCTCGATCTGCCCATCGAAGCCGCCGAAGGGGCATCCATCGACGCCGATTTCGAAACGACGCTGAAGAGGCCGGTCACGGAACCGCAGATCTACTCAGCCGCTTCCGCCCTTCGCTACCGGTACGGCCGGGCGACGGAAAAGCGGATCCTCCGCATCGCCCTCGACGCCGACGCCGCGCGCAACCCGAAAACGGCCGGGGCGGCCGAAGCGATACGCAACACCACCCCGGATGAAGAGAAGCGTCTCGAAGCGATCCTCCGCTTTTTCCGTGACGCGAACCTCACCTACACCCTCCGTCCGCCCGAGTTCGACATGGGCCACCCCGTCGACTCCTTTCTCTTCGACAAAAAGCGGGGCTACTGCGTCCACTTCGCCGCCGCTTTCGCCACGATGGCGCGGCTGGCCGGCCTGCCCGCCCGCATCGTCACCGGTTACAAAGGGTCGCTCGAAAACAGCGTGCGCAACTATCTGGTCGTCCGGGAGAAAGATGCCCACGCCTGGGTGGAGGTCTACATGAACCGAAGCTGGCACCGGGTGGAGACGACCGCGACGGCCACACGTGTGGCTGCCGATGCACAGACGGCCGTCGTCGCGCAAAGCGGCAGCCGTCGGGAAGGGTCGAAAGCGCGCACGGGTACCGGCCGGCTGGACCTCTACCTCCTCTATGCCAAATACCGGATCGAAACCTGGATTTTGCACTACAGCCGTTTCAGGCAGATGCAACTGCTGGATTTGGCGAAAAAAGAGAAGGGGTTTCTGCTTCGCTTTGCCGGAAGCCTGATAGTGCTGGTTCTAGTTGTGGCATCGCTGCTTTGGCTCGTCCGCAGGCCCCGATGCGGGACAAAAGCCGATTGCATCCTGAAACCCCTGATGAAAAGGCTCCAAAGATCGGGATGCGCGAGAGAAGCGGACGAAACCCTGCACCTATGGTTCCGGCGCTGTGCGAAAAAGGACCCCGTATGGCAGGGGCTGGAAGAGGTCGACCGTCTCTACCACGAGATACGCTTTGGCGGCCGAAAGCGAAAAGAGAGGGAGCTGAAAAAGGCGGTGAAAAAACTGCTGCGCCGTTAG